A window of Dioscorea cayenensis subsp. rotundata cultivar TDr96_F1 unplaced genomic scaffold, TDr96_F1_v2_PseudoChromosome.rev07_lg8_w22 25.fasta BLBR01000173.1, whole genome shotgun sequence contains these coding sequences:
- the LOC120253716 gene encoding plasmodesmata-located protein 2-like, producing MELGHIVSCGVATQQAITNFSSSFIAQSSNSKLHKNSTSSTGQALSDLYQCCGDLSGTDCATCVTRVIPMWSSLFGPRDAAARVQLTSCYALYQAAGYPQVAERDLSARDVGSALRGPAKAEVKSWRCFASGRVYLDKCYISYNYYTDGVPRSRGGRGGIGVTVNSGARRATDGGYSGVNSLELVAVLWNYLCL from the exons ATGGAACTTGGTCACATTGTATCTTG CGGCGTCGCCACCCAACAAGCCATCACCAACTTTTCCTCGTCCTTCATCGCCCAATCTTCAAACTCCAAGCTCCACAAGAACTCCACCTCCTCCACCGGCCAAGCACTTTCAGATCTCTACCAGTGCTGTGGAGACCTCTCCGGCACTGACTGCGCCACTTGCGTCACTCGAGTGATTCCGATGTGGTCGTCTCTTTTTGGTCCCAGGGATGCCGCTGCTCGCGTGCAGCTCACTAGCTGTTATGCGCTTTACCAGGCTGCTGGTTATCCTCAGGTCGCTG AGAGAGATTTGTCGGCTAGGGACGTGGGGAGTGCATTGCGAGGGCCTGCGAAGGCTGAGGTCAAGTCGTGGCGGTGCTTTGCTTCCGGCCGGGTTTATCTCGATAAGTGCTACATTAGCTACAATTATTACACTGATGGCGTCCCCCGCAGTAGGGGCGGCAGAGGAGGAATTGGAG TTACTGTTAATAGTGGAGCTCGACGTGCCACTGATGGTGGTTACTCTGGTGTGAATAGTCTTGAGCTTGTTGCTGTTTTATGGAATTATCTGTGCTTGTGA